In the Salmo trutta chromosome 33, fSalTru1.1, whole genome shotgun sequence genome, one interval contains:
- the wdr32 gene encoding DDB1- and CUL4-associated factor 10 isoform X1, with the protein MSSEQQGDSVDPDESQDGSNNTTRVSDQDQDPETDDSSDESKTPACPPQSSREETNPRSSRADFTTVEDNPRCQPNVQVSSGQGSTTGPGPGSGSVESNSNSLFSMLQSRTIRRGLFVDPSRDNFRTMTNLYSSMSPAADSVNLSTQTHGAVFNLEYSPDGSVLTVACEQTEVLLFDPISSKHIKTLVEAHEDCVNNIRFLDNRLFATCSDDTTIALWDLRKLNSKVCSLHGHASWVKNIEYDTNTRLLVTSGFDGNVITWDTNRFTEDGCPHKKFFHTRYLMRMRLTPDCSKMLISTSSGYLLILHDLDLTQSLEVGSYRMLRARRTPLSSDGSASASRSSGAPRQGNDSSKIHPHREGLSPRNSLEVLTPEIPGERDRGNCITSLQLHPKGWAALIRCSSNMDDQEVSHLAPQNPQEWTCVYEFQDGSPTRPPVSPRCSLRLTHYIEEANVGRGYIKELCFSPDGRLICSPYGYGVRLLSFDENCMELSDCLPVQTSCLREVRSIYSHSDVVLTTKFSPTHCQLASGCLSGRVALYQPRF; encoded by the exons ATGAGCTCGGAGCAGCAGGGCGACAGCGTGGACCCGGATGAGTCGCAGGACGGGTCTAACAACACCACCAGGGTGtcggaccaggaccaggaccctGAGACAGATGACTCCTCGGATGAAAGCAAGACACCGGCTTGTCCTCCGCAGAGCAGCCGAGAGGAGACTAACCCGAGAAGCTCCAGGGCGGATTTTACAACCGTAGAGGACAATCCCCGGTGTCAACCGAATGTACAAGTGTCCTCGGGTCAAGGGAGTACgactggtcctggtcctggttctGGTTCGGTGGAGAGTAACTCCAACAGTCTGTTCTCCATGCTACAGAGCAGGACTATAAGGAGAGGGCTGTTCGTGGATCCGTCCAGGGATAACTTTAGGACAATGACGAATTTGTATTCTTCCATGAGTCCGGCTGCGGACTCGGTCAACCTCAGTACCCAAACTCATGGCGCAGTATTTAATTTGGAGTATTCCCCCGACGG GTCTGTCCTGACTGTGGCTTGTGAGCAGACAGAAGTTCTCCTGTTCGATCCCATCTcttccaaacacatcaagacctTGGTGGAGGCCCATGAAGACTGTGTCAATAACATCAG GTTTCTGGACAACCGTTTGTTTGCCACGTGTTCTGACGACACCACCATAGCTCTGTGGGACCTGAGGAAGCTCAACTCTAAAGTGTGCTCTCTGCACGGTCACGCCAGCTGGGTCAAGAACATCGAGTACGACACCAACACACGACTCCTCGTCACCTCTGGCTTTGACGGCAACGTCATCACCTGGGACaccaacag GTTTACAGAGGATGGCTGCCCCCACAAGAAGTTCTTCCACACGCGCTACCTGATGAGAATGCGTTTGACGCCAGACTGTTCCAAGATGTTGATCTCGACGTCATCGGGCTACCTACTGATCCTTCATGACCTGGACCTCACGCAGTCTCTGGAGGTGGGCAGCTATCGTATGCTGCGAGCCAGACGCACCCCCCTCAGCTCAg ATGGCTCAGCGTCTGCATCGAGGTCAAGTGGAGCTCCTCGACAGGGTAACGACTCCAGCAAGATCCACCCTCACAGAGAAG gTCTCTCCCCCAGGAATAGTTTGGAGGTGTTGACTCCAGAGATCccaggagagagggacagggggaacTGCATCACCTCTCTCCAGCTTCACCCTAAAGGCTGGGCTGCCCTCATCCGCTGCTCCTCCAACATGGATGACCAGGAGGTGAGTCACCTGGCCCCCCAAAACCCCCAGGAG tggaCATGTGTGTATGAGTTCCAGGATGGTTCCCCCACACGTCCCCCAGTCTCCCCTCGCTGCTCTCTACGTCTGACCCACTACATCGAGGAGGCTAACGTGGGGAGGGGCTACATCAAGGAGTTGTGTTTCAGCCCTGACGGGCGGCTCATCTGCTCCCCCTACGG GTACGGAGTACGACTGCTATCCTTCGACGAGAACTGTATGGAGCTGTCTGACTGCCTGCCCGTCCAGACTAGCTGTCTCCGAGAAGTCCGTTCCATCTACTCCCATAGTGATGTGGTCCTCACCACCAAGTTCTCCCCGACCCACTGCCAGTTGGCGTCGGGCTGCCTCAGCGGCCGCGTAGCCCTCTACCAGCCCAGGTTCTAA
- the wdr32 gene encoding DDB1- and CUL4-associated factor 10 isoform X2, which translates to MSSEQQGDSVDPDESQDGSNNTTRVSDQDQDPETDDSSDESKTPACPPQSSREETNPRSSRADFTTVEDNPRCQPNVQVSSGQGSTTGPGPGSGSVESNSNSLFSMLQSRTIRRGLFVDPSRDNFRTMTNLYSSMSPAADSVNLSTQTHGAVFNLEYSPDGSVLTVACEQTEVLLFDPISSKHIKTLVEAHEDCVNNIRFLDNRLFATCSDDTTIALWDLRKLNSKVCSLHGHASWVKNIEYDTNTRLLVTSGFDGNVITWDTNRFTEDGCPHKKFFHTRYLMRMRLTPDCSKMLISTSSGYLLILHDLDLTQSLEVGSYRMLRARRTPLSSDGSASASRSSGAPRQGNDSSKIHPHREGLSPRNSLEVLTPEIPGERDRGNCITSLQLHPKGWAALIRCSSNMDDQEWTCVYEFQDGSPTRPPVSPRCSLRLTHYIEEANVGRGYIKELCFSPDGRLICSPYGYGVRLLSFDENCMELSDCLPVQTSCLREVRSIYSHSDVVLTTKFSPTHCQLASGCLSGRVALYQPRF; encoded by the exons ATGAGCTCGGAGCAGCAGGGCGACAGCGTGGACCCGGATGAGTCGCAGGACGGGTCTAACAACACCACCAGGGTGtcggaccaggaccaggaccctGAGACAGATGACTCCTCGGATGAAAGCAAGACACCGGCTTGTCCTCCGCAGAGCAGCCGAGAGGAGACTAACCCGAGAAGCTCCAGGGCGGATTTTACAACCGTAGAGGACAATCCCCGGTGTCAACCGAATGTACAAGTGTCCTCGGGTCAAGGGAGTACgactggtcctggtcctggttctGGTTCGGTGGAGAGTAACTCCAACAGTCTGTTCTCCATGCTACAGAGCAGGACTATAAGGAGAGGGCTGTTCGTGGATCCGTCCAGGGATAACTTTAGGACAATGACGAATTTGTATTCTTCCATGAGTCCGGCTGCGGACTCGGTCAACCTCAGTACCCAAACTCATGGCGCAGTATTTAATTTGGAGTATTCCCCCGACGG GTCTGTCCTGACTGTGGCTTGTGAGCAGACAGAAGTTCTCCTGTTCGATCCCATCTcttccaaacacatcaagacctTGGTGGAGGCCCATGAAGACTGTGTCAATAACATCAG GTTTCTGGACAACCGTTTGTTTGCCACGTGTTCTGACGACACCACCATAGCTCTGTGGGACCTGAGGAAGCTCAACTCTAAAGTGTGCTCTCTGCACGGTCACGCCAGCTGGGTCAAGAACATCGAGTACGACACCAACACACGACTCCTCGTCACCTCTGGCTTTGACGGCAACGTCATCACCTGGGACaccaacag GTTTACAGAGGATGGCTGCCCCCACAAGAAGTTCTTCCACACGCGCTACCTGATGAGAATGCGTTTGACGCCAGACTGTTCCAAGATGTTGATCTCGACGTCATCGGGCTACCTACTGATCCTTCATGACCTGGACCTCACGCAGTCTCTGGAGGTGGGCAGCTATCGTATGCTGCGAGCCAGACGCACCCCCCTCAGCTCAg ATGGCTCAGCGTCTGCATCGAGGTCAAGTGGAGCTCCTCGACAGGGTAACGACTCCAGCAAGATCCACCCTCACAGAGAAG gTCTCTCCCCCAGGAATAGTTTGGAGGTGTTGACTCCAGAGATCccaggagagagggacagggggaacTGCATCACCTCTCTCCAGCTTCACCCTAAAGGCTGGGCTGCCCTCATCCGCTGCTCCTCCAACATGGATGACCAGGAG tggaCATGTGTGTATGAGTTCCAGGATGGTTCCCCCACACGTCCCCCAGTCTCCCCTCGCTGCTCTCTACGTCTGACCCACTACATCGAGGAGGCTAACGTGGGGAGGGGCTACATCAAGGAGTTGTGTTTCAGCCCTGACGGGCGGCTCATCTGCTCCCCCTACGG GTACGGAGTACGACTGCTATCCTTCGACGAGAACTGTATGGAGCTGTCTGACTGCCTGCCCGTCCAGACTAGCTGTCTCCGAGAAGTCCGTTCCATCTACTCCCATAGTGATGTGGTCCTCACCACCAAGTTCTCCCCGACCCACTGCCAGTTGGCGTCGGGCTGCCTCAGCGGCCGCGTAGCCCTCTACCAGCCCAGGTTCTAA